The sequence CGAGACCCACTTCTgctctgtgtgtgcgtgtatgcagATGGGAGGGTTTATAGAGTTTGTATCTAGAGGAACCAATCTGGAAAACGAAAATTGAAGAATCAGAGTCAGAAGGTACTTGACTGGCCACCAGACCAGCTGCTGTCACCTCAGGACATTCTCTTTCCTCCTTGATTCCTACAGGTCATTGTCCTGTATCTGCTTGAAGTCCTCCTGTACCAGGGAATTGACTGCCTCCGAGGCAGCACATCCATCCGTGGACAGTACCAGTCAGTCCTTCCTTTAGTGCATCCCCAAATACGCTTTTCTGTTACTTCTCCCTTTGAGGCCAGTCATTCCGTCAGGAACAGTACAGAGCCAGTCAACTTCCTAAAGAgtccaaaaccagataaagaagTAAGACAGGTGTCCCTGGATTCTGTGCTGTCTGGGCCCTGCAGCAAGTCTCTGGACATGGCCCTCTTTTTAGGCTGATTTCTGTTCCCTGAGTGGCACAGGGAGTTGAAATCACCCCAGATCCTTGTATCAGCAACTAGCATGTGGAGCTGAATGATGATGGAGAGGGTCCTAGGGTCCCAGTTTCTTTGCCCCTCCCCATTGGTGAGATCCACCACTACACTGCActgagctgggctgggggcaggcgAGTTGGAGAGGCTAGTCGGGGTGGTAACAGTGATTCAAAGACAACCCATAGTCCCCTCAGAAGAAAGGAGATTGGTTAATATGGCCTGAATTGGGGGCTAGGGGAACTGCTTCTGGTCAAACTGTGGCAGAAACCAGGGTCGATAAAAAGGGAGAGGCTCCTTGATGAATACTTGGGACTCTTTTTCCCTGAAAGGATTGAGTTTGTAGCTTTTGATAGGTTCCTTGTACCTTTCACTTTCAATGCTCGTGGGTATGCAGTGGGCTCGAGGTATCTTCTGTCCCCTTGTGCTAGGATCCTGGTTGACTGAAGTGGCCCCAGTCAGATGAGAGGCAAGTCCTTATCTTTTGACAGTCCTAAAGCTTTGCACAGCTTTGTCCTGCTGCAGCCTGATGAACTGGGGCCAGTGTGTGATTGCTTTATCAATTCACTGCTGTTCAGTGACAGACTGAAGGCTGTCCTGGACTTGGGCCTTGTCCCTTCCTCTGCTGGCATCCTAATGGCACTGCGTGAAACAAGTATGCAGGGTGACCACAGAGCCCACTGGAAATGGATCACCATTCTTTTTGCCTCTACCTTTGTCATAACCTCGTGCCTCAAATTTGTTGCCAGCTCTTTTGGCAGTGGAGGGACCAAGAAGGGAGATGTTGCACATTATAACTTTCAAAACCCCGTGTAAAGTAAAGGGTCTTCTAGGATGGCACTTCTTGAAATAAATTTCAGAACCTAGGCCAAAGACATGAGCTGAAGCTAGTGAGATGATTTATCTTTATTGCCTAAACCACGGAACATTCTCTACACAGCAAAAAGGAGAAATGGGCCAGGAACAGGACATGCAGGGAAACCAAACTTGGGAATTTATTTAGGAGCAGTTGAAGAGGTTAAGGTCCCAACTTGATGAGACTGCAACCTTGAAACAGCGGACAGTCTCTCAGTTAAATAAGATGAGGCAACAGgacaatgagaaagaaagaggactCCCTAAGAACCAGATGGTCTCAGGTTTCAAGTAGAGCAGAACCTGAGCTCACAGTTTCTCATTAGGAAGCCCTCGCTGAGGGACAGGCAACAGGCCCTTCCTTGAGCCTCCCCCACCTAGCCTATGACTTCCTTCAaggcggcccccagctctgggAAAGAATACTGGTAGCCAGCAGCCAGTGTCCGCCTTGGGACCACCTTCTGGCCCTCCAGCAGCATGATGGCACGTTCTCGCCCAAAGACAGCTTGTACCACAGTGCTGGGGAGAGGGATGAAGGCTGGGCGGCCCAGGGCTGTGCCCAAGGCCCGGGCAAACTCAGCGTTGGTAGTGGAGGAGGCTGGAGCCACTCCGTTCAGGACCCCTTGCACGTGGCTTGCTTCAAGGGCGTGGGCCAGGATTCCCGCCAAGTCTCTGATGTGAATCCAGGGGAAGAACTGGTGGCCTGAGCCGATGGGGCCCCCCAGGCCCAGGCGGAAGGGCAGCAGCATGTGACCAATGGCACCGCCTCCACGGCCCAGCACAACCCCTAGAGCAGGCAAGAAGGACGGTACAGGAAGGCCCCTCAGCCTCCAGGCAGTCCCACTGttcctccctgcttccccttcctcacCTTTTCCCCATGCTGACTTTGCTTTGTGGCAGGCAAGGGGTGTGGCTCTCTTTGGGATGTCCCGCCCTCCCACCTGTATGTTAGCTAGAAGTGGAGGCATCCTCTGTAAGCCCAGCTCCCCttatccccccaccctcccagcccaGAGAAGACATTCCAACCCTGTCTGATACCCAGGCCCCTGGTTCTCACCGGAGCGCACCACCACTTGGCGTGTAGAATCTCCAGGAAGCCTCGCTGCAGCTTCCCATTTGGTTACAAGGTTGGAGAAGAAGTCAAAATCTCCTCCTGGGCTGTCTTCATCGTACTCGGCTGTCAGGCTGGGCTGGTAGTAAGCTGCCGGTGGAACAGCACTTGTTTGCTCTGGGTGTCCTTGGTCCTGTCTGGCCCTTTGCAGTCAAGGCTCCCCTTGGCCTCACCCTCCTTGGCCCTTGGGATCTCCCCATGGGAACTCAGAGCCATGGATATTTTCCCCTTGATCTTCATGAGCTGACCTGTTCTGGCCCTGGAGTCATTCTTATTTCTCGTTATGGGGCTAAGCTGAGGTGCTA comes from Balaenoptera ricei isolate mBalRic1 chromosome 2, mBalRic1.hap2, whole genome shotgun sequence and encodes:
- the SDR39U1 gene encoding epimerase family protein SDR39U1 isoform X4, which gives rise to MSSLRRGCPAAMPPSTWRERTSSTLSAAYYQPSLTAEYDEDSPGGDFDFFSNLVTKWEAAARLPGDSTRQVVVRSGVVLGRGGGAIGHMLLPFRLGLGGPIGSGHQFFPWIHIRDLAGILAHALEASHVQGVLNGVAPASSTTNAEFARALGTALGRPAFIPLPSTVVQAVFGRERAIMLLEGQKVVPRRTLAAGYQYSFPELGAALKEVIG
- the SDR39U1 gene encoding epimerase family protein SDR39U1 isoform X2, with the protein product MRVLVGGGTGFIGTALTQLLKARGHEVTLVSRKPGPGRITWDELATSGLPRCDAAVNLAGENILNPLRRWNEAFQKEVLSSRLETTQMLARAIAKAPQSPQAWVLVTGVAYYQPSLTAEYDEDSPGGDFDFFSNLVTKWEAAARLPGDSTRQVVVRSGVVLGRGGGAIGHMLLPFRLGLGGPIGSGHQFFPWIHIRDLAGILAHALEASHVQGVLNGVAPASSTTNAEFARALGTALGRPAFIPLPSTVVQAVFGRERAIMLLEGQKVVPRRTLAAGYQYSFPELGAALKEVIG
- the SDR39U1 gene encoding epimerase family protein SDR39U1 isoform X1; the encoded protein is MRRKAAVVLEEVDCKSCAGGGTGFIGTALTQLLKARGHEVTLVSRKPGPGRITWDELATSGLPRCDAAVNLAGENILNPLRRWNEAFQKEVLSSRLETTQMLARAIAKAPQSPQAWVLVTGVAYYQPSLTAEYDEDSPGGDFDFFSNLVTKWEAAARLPGDSTRQVVVRSGVVLGRGGGAIGHMLLPFRLGLGGPIGSGHQFFPWIHIRDLAGILAHALEASHVQGVLNGVAPASSTTNAEFARALGTALGRPAFIPLPSTVVQAVFGRERAIMLLEGQKVVPRRTLAAGYQYSFPELGAALKEVIG
- the SDR39U1 gene encoding epimerase family protein SDR39U1 isoform X3 → MLARAIAKAPQSPQAWVLVTGVAYYQPSLTAEYDEDSPGGDFDFFSNLVTKWEAAARLPGDSTRQVVVRSGVVLGRGGGAIGHMLLPFRLGLGGPIGSGHQFFPWIHIRDLAGILAHALEASHVQGVLNGVAPASSTTNAEFARALGTALGRPAFIPLPSTVVQAVFGRERAIMLLEGQKVVPRRTLAAGYQYSFPELGAALKEVIG